A single region of the Gasterosteus aculeatus chromosome 1, fGasAcu3.hap1.1, whole genome shotgun sequence genome encodes:
- the spry2 gene encoding protein sprouty homolog 2: MDSTSHNDSDGGGGRCGRLPPLAGSPVMPHDEGGPQPRPALNLEASPDPGSTNRRPSHAAAVLSLDQIRISGSSNEYTEGPTVSQRSPAAAHRQQKSDLVSLPGPRTSGPQNAPEEEPNNLCDRNLFPQYGNSSASVSSWEESQSSIRSSAGIPSSGQRLAGSPAGSNRAIRTQPPRAELNSSEELKPLNRESRAVVAVPGSQAQGNKCQGNKCEDCGRCRCPECGRPRVLPSCWTCGRRCVCSVQSAVEYGTCVCCVKGLFYHCSSDDEDTCADKPFSCTQSHCCVRWTTVSLLSLLFPCLLCYLPAKGCVLVCQSCYDRVARPGCRCGSANPKRREDGGKLT, from the coding sequence ATGGATTCCACGAGTCACAACGACAgcgacgggggaggagggcgctGCGGGCGGTTGCCGCCATTGGCTGGCTCGCCGGTTATGCCGCATGACGAAGGGGGACCGCAACCACGGCCCGCGCTCAACCTGGAGGCTTCGCCAGATCCGGGGTCGACCAACAGGCGGCCGTCCCACGCTGCAGCAGTGCTGTCCCTTGATCAGATCCGCATCAGTGGCAGCAGTAATGAGTACACAGAAGGGCCCACAGTTTCCCAGAGGTCTCCGGCCGCTGCGCATCGGCAACAGAAGAGCGACTTGGTGTCGTTGCCGGGTCCAAGGACCAGTGGGCCACAGAATGCTCCGGAAGAGGAGCCCAATAATCTCTGTGACCGGAATTTGTTCCCTCAATATGGGAACTCCAGTGCTTCCGTCTCGTCCTGGGAGGAATCGCAGAGCAGCATTAGGAGCAGCGCGGGCATCCCGTCCTCCGGCCAGCGGCTCGCCGGCAGCCCGGCGGGGAGCAACCGGGCAATCAGAACCCAGCCGCCGCGCGCCGAGCTCAACTCCAGCGAAGAGCTGAAGCCCCTGAACCGCGAGTCCAGGGCCGTGGTGGCCGTGCCGGGCAGCCAGGCCCAGGGCAACAAGTGCCAGGGCAACAAGTGCGAGGACTgcggccgctgccgctgccccgAGTGCGGCCGCCCGCGGGTGCTCCCCTCCTGCTGGACGTGCGGCCGGCGGTGCGTGTGCTCGGTGCAAAGCGCAGTGGAGTACGGGACGTGCGTCTGCTGCGTCAAGGGGCTCTTCTACCACTGCTCCAGCGATGACGAGGACACGTGCGCCGACAAGCCCTTCTCGTGCACGCAGTCGCACTGCTGCGTCCGCTGGACCACCGTGTCGCTCCTCTCCCTGCTCTTCCCCTGTCTCCTGTGCTACCTCCCGGCCAAAGGATGCGTCCTCGTGTGCCAGAGCTGCTACGATCGAGTCGCCCGACCAGGCTGTCGGTGCGGGAGCGCAAACCCGAAACGCCGCGAGGACGGCGGCAAGCTGACGTAG